The Streptomyces seoulensis genome contains a region encoding:
- a CDS encoding APC family permease, whose protein sequence is MTTPGPAPDAHGEDDSELAEFGYRPELKRTLGNFHTFAAGISYISILTGTFQLFYFGYGSGGPAYWWSWPLVFVGQFAVALCFAELAARHPVAGSVYNWSKRIGNPHLGWLAGWMMLIASIVSIAAVALAYQLTLPQISSVFQFVGDGTGTYDVATNAVVLATVLILFTTLVNAFGVKLMATINAAGVFIELIASVVLIVMLAVHITRGPQVVLETNGTGAGHDAGYLGAFMVASLASAYVMYGFDTAASLGEESLNPSRNAPRAILRAIIASFVLGGLVLLLALMSVSSLKGDKLSTDGLQYVVLDVLGPTAGKGMLWCVLIAVTVCALAVHTAAIRLAFAMARDNNLPASSLLARVSPRFRTPVVPAVVIGVLALAILVVNIRQPQIFTVVTSIGIIMIYLAYLGVTAPMLVARLRGRWTPAGEGRFSMGRWGLLVNVVAVVWGAGMTLNLIWPRAAVYNAAPPQHWYLRWGAVLFVAVIAGGGFAYYWFVQRHRTGVLAEHRLEVPEETSLPAPASD, encoded by the coding sequence ATGACCACCCCAGGCCCGGCACCGGACGCGCACGGCGAGGACGACAGCGAACTGGCGGAGTTCGGGTACCGGCCCGAACTCAAGCGCACCCTCGGCAACTTCCACACCTTCGCCGCCGGGATCAGCTACATCTCGATCCTGACCGGCACCTTCCAGCTCTTCTACTTCGGCTACGGCAGCGGCGGCCCCGCCTACTGGTGGTCGTGGCCGCTGGTGTTCGTGGGCCAGTTCGCGGTGGCCCTGTGCTTCGCGGAGCTGGCGGCCCGCCATCCGGTGGCGGGCTCGGTCTACAACTGGTCGAAGCGGATAGGCAATCCGCACCTGGGCTGGCTGGCGGGGTGGATGATGCTGATCGCGTCCATCGTGTCGATCGCGGCGGTGGCGCTCGCCTACCAGCTCACGCTGCCGCAGATCTCGTCCGTCTTCCAGTTCGTCGGGGACGGCACCGGCACCTACGACGTGGCGACCAACGCGGTCGTCCTGGCGACCGTGCTGATCCTCTTCACCACGCTGGTCAACGCCTTCGGGGTGAAGCTGATGGCCACGATCAACGCGGCCGGGGTGTTCATCGAGCTGATCGCCAGTGTGGTGCTGATCGTCATGCTGGCCGTCCACATCACCCGCGGGCCGCAGGTGGTGCTGGAGACCAACGGCACCGGGGCGGGCCACGACGCCGGTTATCTCGGTGCGTTCATGGTGGCGTCGCTGGCGTCCGCGTACGTCATGTACGGCTTCGACACGGCGGCCTCGCTCGGCGAGGAGTCGCTGAACCCGTCCCGCAACGCGCCCCGCGCCATCCTGCGGGCGATCATCGCCTCCTTCGTGCTGGGCGGTCTGGTGCTGCTGCTGGCGCTGATGAGCGTCTCCAGCCTCAAGGGCGACAAGCTCTCCACCGACGGGCTCCAGTACGTGGTGCTGGACGTGCTCGGGCCGACGGCCGGCAAGGGGATGCTGTGGTGCGTGCTGATCGCGGTCACGGTGTGCGCGCTGGCCGTGCACACGGCGGCGATCCGGCTGGCGTTCGCCATGGCACGGGACAACAACCTGCCCGCGTCCTCGCTGCTGGCCCGCGTCAGCCCGCGCTTCCGGACCCCGGTGGTGCCCGCCGTGGTGATCGGGGTGCTGGCGCTGGCGATCCTGGTGGTCAACATCCGCCAGCCGCAGATCTTCACCGTGGTCACCAGCATCGGCATCATCATGATCTACCTGGCCTACCTGGGCGTGACCGCGCCGATGCTGGTGGCGCGGCTGCGCGGCCGGTGGACCCCGGCCGGTGAGGGGCGGTTCTCCATGGGCCGCTGGGGTCTGCTCGTCAACGTGGTCGCGGTGGTGTGGGGCGCGGGCATGACCCTGAACCTGATCTGGCCGCGCGCCGCCGTCTACAACGCGGCCCCGCCGCAGCACTGGTACCTGCGCTGGGGCGCGGTGCTGTTCGTGGCCGTGATCGCGGGCGGCGGCTTCGCCTACTACTGGTTCGTCCAGCGGCACCGCACCGGCGTCCTGGCCGAACACCGCCTGGAGGTCCCCGAGGAGACCTCCCTGCCCGCTCCCGCGTCCGACTGA
- a CDS encoding aromatic ring-hydroxylating oxygenase subunit alpha: MTTSPVSPSLIATLPGRYYTDPGVFRREQEALLESMWFCAVRSADLDRPGAFRTVQVGRESVLVTRDRTGALRAFLNVCRHRGARLCTEESGEVRRGLQCPYHAWTYGLDGRLAAAPDLTKMPDVDRDRYGLIKVALREWLGYAWVCLADEPPSFEETVEHAAVERLGDPAAIEHYGTERLALGKRVTYDVRANWKLIVENFMECYHCATIHPELTDVLPEFADGYAAQYYVGHGAEFGADVEGFTVDGSAGFGRLPDVAAEQDRRYYAITVRPNVFVNLVPDHVILHRMFPLAEDRTVVECDWLYAPEVVASGADVSKSAELFHRVNVQDFEACERTQPAMSSRAYREGGVLVPTEHHIGAFHAWLLRMLGEEAP; the protein is encoded by the coding sequence ATGACGACGTCCCCGGTCTCCCCCAGCCTGATCGCCACCCTCCCCGGCCGCTACTACACCGACCCCGGGGTCTTCCGGCGCGAGCAGGAGGCGCTGCTGGAGTCGATGTGGTTCTGCGCCGTGCGCAGCGCCGACCTGGACCGGCCCGGCGCGTTCCGCACGGTCCAGGTCGGCCGGGAGAGCGTGCTGGTCACCCGCGACCGCACCGGCGCGCTGCGCGCCTTCCTCAACGTCTGCCGCCACCGGGGCGCCCGGCTGTGCACCGAGGAGTCAGGCGAGGTCCGCCGCGGCCTGCAATGCCCGTACCACGCCTGGACGTACGGGCTCGACGGCAGGCTGGCCGCGGCGCCCGACCTGACGAAGATGCCGGACGTGGACCGGGACCGGTACGGGCTGATCAAGGTCGCCCTGCGCGAGTGGCTGGGCTACGCCTGGGTGTGCCTGGCCGACGAACCGCCCTCCTTCGAGGAGACGGTGGAGCACGCGGCCGTGGAGCGGCTCGGCGACCCGGCCGCCATCGAGCACTACGGCACCGAACGCCTGGCCCTCGGCAAACGCGTCACCTACGACGTGCGGGCCAACTGGAAGCTGATCGTCGAGAACTTCATGGAGTGCTACCACTGCGCCACGATCCACCCCGAACTCACCGATGTGCTGCCGGAGTTCGCGGACGGTTACGCGGCCCAGTACTACGTGGGCCACGGCGCGGAGTTCGGCGCGGACGTCGAGGGGTTCACGGTGGACGGCAGCGCGGGCTTCGGCCGGCTCCCGGACGTCGCCGCCGAGCAGGACCGGAGGTACTACGCCATCACGGTCCGGCCCAACGTCTTCGTCAACCTCGTCCCCGACCACGTCATCCTGCACCGCATGTTCCCGCTGGCCGAGGACCGCACGGTGGTGGAGTGCGACTGGCTGTACGCGCCCGAGGTGGTGGCGTCCGGCGCCGACGTGTCGAAGTCGGCGGAACTGTTCCACCGGGTCAACGTCCAGGACTTCGAGGCGTGCGAGCGCACCCAGCCCGCCATGTCCTCGCGCGCCTACCGCGAGGGCGGGGTGCTGGTGCCGACCGAGCACCACATCGGGGCGTTCCACGCGTGGCTGCTGCGGATGCTGGGCGAGGAGGCTCCGTGA